One window of the Amia ocellicauda isolate fAmiCal2 chromosome 18, fAmiCal2.hap1, whole genome shotgun sequence genome contains the following:
- the LOC136714011 gene encoding uncharacterized protein LOC136714011 isoform X1, producing MPGERVCVCTPAPCGVRPCPRVSPLSVPGSMSTVWLHVGQCGNQLGQEWWRLVTERPGLDKTADRYPYRGRDGKLAAVCVDSEPKVLRATQKLVQGGSLRESNVIAGQGGRGSNWAYGYHGQRGEGERGLLQRAMESVRLEAERSDCYCGTVLFHSLSGGTGAGLGARLCEKIREEFPAGHILSVSVAPHQSGESPLQHYNTLLSLAALHSSADGLLLFHNDEALSQALAVQTRGRAGPPGAPAQTSLAAMNLHISSCLGGLLLPVHSLTTASGLSLGLEPWELLRSVCPLPAAKLLHTSQACSSDATPWESLASSSLKTVPPNSPCGEPYHSRAVLAVARGDRDGSFLLHAPRILHNLRQGHRCVPWNPFPVDYWTDPRSVLRRHPSPSSRSLTVCSNHSGAAALLRRVDERVRVMLHSRAYLHWYQRYGCEESDFLQALDTLKTVEQEYSVGARGLSVGDTRGVGI from the exons ATGCccggagagagagtgtgtgtttgtaca CCTGCCCCCTGTGGTGTGAGGCCGTGCCCCCGAGTTTCCCCCCTCAGCGTGCCGGGCAGCATGTCGACTGTGTGGCTCCATGTGGGTCAGTGTGGGAACCAGCTCGGGCAGGAGTGGTGGCGGCTGGTGACGGAGAGACCAGGCCTGGACAAGACAGCAGACAG gtaCCCTTACAGGGGCAGAGATGGGAAGCTGGCCGCAGTGTGTGTGGACAGCGAGCCCAAGGTCCTGCGTGCCACTCAGAAACTGGTGCAGGGGGG GAGCCTCAGGGAGTCGAACGTCATCGCGGGGCAGGGAGGTCGTGGCAGCAACTGGGCTtacg GTTATCATGGGCAGCGGGGTGAGGGGGAGCGCGGGCTGCTGCAGCGCGCCATGGAGAGTGTGCGCCTGGAGGCGGAGCGGAGCGACTGCTACTGCGGCACCGTGCTGTTCCACAGCCTGAGCGGGGGCACGGGGGCAG GGCTGGGAGCTCGTCTGTGTGAAAAGATCCGTGAGGAGTTTCCTGCGGGTCACATCCTGTCCGTGTCGGTGGCGCCGCACCAGAGCGGAGAGAGCCCTCTGCAGCACTACAACACCCTGCTGAGCCTGGCTGCGCTGCACAG TTCTGCAGACGGGCTGCTCCTGTTCCACAATGATGAGGCCCTAAGCCAGGCGCTGGCTGTGCAGACTCGGGGCCGGGCCGGACCCCCAGGCGCCCCTGCCCAGACCTCGCTGGCAGCCATGAACTTGCACATCTCCTCCTGCCTTGGAGGTCTGCTGTTGCCGGTACACAGTCTCACCACAGCCAG TGGGCTGAGTCTGGGGCTGGAGCCCTGGGAGTTACTGAGGTCCGTCTGCCCCCTCCCTGCCGCCAAGCTCCTGCACACCAGCCAGGCCTGCAGCAG CGACGCCACTCCCTGGGAGAGCCTGGCATCTTCCAGCCTCAAGACTGTGCCTCCAAACTCCCCCTGTGGGGAGCCA TACCACAGCAGGGCAGTCCTTGCGGTCGCCCGGGGAGACCGTGATGGTTCCTTCCTGTTGCACGCGCCCAGAATCCTCCACAATCTGAGGCAGGGCCACCGCTGTGTCCCCTGGAACCCCTTCCCAGTCGACTACTGGACTG ACCCCCGGAGTGTCCTGAGGCGCCATCCCTCCCCGTCCTCGCGCTCCCTGACAGTGTGCTCTAACCACAGTGGGGCGGCCGCCCTGCTGCGGCGCGTGGACGAGCGCGTCAGGGTCATGCTTCACAGCCGGGCCTACCTGCACTGGTACCAGCGGTACGGCTGCGAAGAGAGCGACTTCCTGCAAGCGCTGGACACCCTGAAGACCGTGGAGCAGGAGTACAGCGTGGGGGCCAGGGGGCTCTCCGTGGGGGACACTCGGGGGGTGGGGATTTGA
- the LOC136714015 gene encoding IQ motif and ankyrin repeat domain-containing protein 1, with translation MSSHKAKAAAGKGVGKSPVKGRGQAKRPGPKSRVPQKSAAQNPPKTEAGKKGTELSREERAAVTLQSAVRRLLARRERVRREREREEYEALMERLQKEAFVALVRREQEEAEKERLREEEERKRRQEEQRRRTRLLEAAFEGEVEEILAVLKEVSDLDSQRGLGFDEAGKQQRLLRQLRMIDSTDANGNTALSEAAGGGQSEVITLLVECGADVNCKGAFGRTPLYRAAFGGHLRAVQTLLQLGADPRMHADDGCTPEQVASGEGVALTLQDWDLMATDVMLERMEAERQRRAREEQSQRDAKTDRLRAETEQLVKEHTRCQRELQRAYCELNKRIAEHDKCERKRMGREELTLTAVREAEEELARARAAAQQAEADLSQARLELREQTGGGAVSDRAGVHCLVRELDDVLLKDVGGRIREDGRWPLLIDPSGQAAIFLRYRDTNYLDALNPGDMQPEALRQALLGAIRFGKPLVINMMEVDVFASVQNQLDQVQAGLSAELMSRQLLQGERYLGLARPTDGPQYAKTEFRQARTGNFSFVLVTKLRNPPEALLTAFYPIEVTIPGPKTGDY, from the exons ATGAGCTCCCACAAAGCTAAAGCAGCAGCAGGGAAAGGTGTTGGGAAAAGCCCTGTGAAGGGGAGAGGCCAGGCCAAGAGACCAG gaCCGAAGAGCAGGGTGCCACAGAAGAGTGCTGCCCAAAACCCACCCAAGACTGAAGCTGGCAAAAAGGGAACAG AGCTCAGCCGGGAGGAGAGGGCCGCTGTTACCCTCCAGAGTGCTGTGAGGCGTCTTCTGGcccggagagagagagtgcgcagggagagagagagggaggagtaCGAGGCGCTGATGGAGCGGCTGCAGAAGGAG GCGTTTGTGGCACTGGTGCGCAGAGAGCAGGAGGAGGCGGAGAAGGAGAGGCtgagggaagaggaggagaggaagaggaggcaggAGGAGCAGCGCAGGAGGACTCGTCTCCTGGAGGCAGCCTttgagggagaggtggaggagaTCCTGGCTGTGCTGAAGGAG GTGTCTGATCTGGACTCGCAGCGCGGCCTCGGGTTCGACGAGGCGGGGAAGCAACAGCGCCTGCTCCGTCAGCTGCGGATGATTGACAGTACCGACGCCAATGGCAACACGGCGCTGTCAGAGGCGGCAGGGGGCGGGCAGTCTGAAGTCATCACCCTGCTGGTGGAGTGCGGGGCTGACGTCAACTGCAAG GGAGCCTTTGGCAGGACGCCCCTGTACCGAGCAGCATTCGGGGGTCACCTAAGGGCCGTGCAGACGCTCCTGCAGCTGGGGGCAGATCCCAGAATGCATGCAGATGATGGCTGCACACCTGAGCAG GTGGCCTCAGGGGAGGGAGTGGCCCTCACCCTGCAGGACTGGGACCTGATGGCCACCGATGTCATGCTGGAGAGGATGGAGGcagagaggcagaggagggcACGAGAAGAACAGAGCCAGCGTGACGCCAAGACTGACCG GCTGAGAGCCGAGACTGAGCAACTGGTGAAAGAGCACACGAGGTGTCAGAGAGAG CTGCAGAGAGCGTACTGTGAGCTCAACAAGAGGATCGCTGAGCATGACAAGTGTGAGAGGAAGAGGATGGGCCGAGAAGAGCTGACGCTGACG gcagTTCGAGAGGCGGAGGAGGAGCTGGCCCGGGCGAGAGCTGCAGCCCAGCAAGCTGAGGCAGATCTGTCACAAGCCCGGCTGGAGCTCCGGGAGCAGACTGGGGGAG GCGCTGTGTCAGACAGAGCAGGGGTGCACTGCCTTGTGCGAGAGCTGGACGACGTGCTGCTCAAAGACGTGGGCGGCAGGATTCGGGAAGACGGCAG GTGGCCGCTGCTCATTGACCCCTCGGGCCAGGCGGCCATCTTCCTGCGCTACAGAGACACCAACTACCTGGATGCCTTGAATCCAGGAGACATGCAGCCCGAGGCCCTGAGACAGGCACTGCTCGGAGCCATCAG GTTTGGGAAGCCCCTGGTCATCAACATGATGGAGGTGGATGTGTTTGCATCGGTGCAGAACCAGCTGGACCAGGTTCAGGCCGGGCTGAGTGCGGAGCTCATGAGCAGACAGCTTCTACAAGGAGAGAG GTACCTGGGGCTGGCACGGCCCACTGATGGCCCTCAGTACGCCAAGACAGAGTTCAGGCAGGCCAGGACAGGCAACTTCAGCTTTGTCCTGGTGACCAAGCTCCGCAACCCTCCAGAAGCCCTACTGACTGCCTTCTACCCCATCGAAGTCACCATCCCTGGGCCGAAGACTGGTGATTATTAG
- the fam83hb gene encoding protein FAM83H, with amino-acid sequence MARRSQSSSVGDNPLDPNYLPPHYREEYRLAIDVLVEDDLEGYYDFLQSQDVVGFLAQPEIDHIKHNVQAPRMIAQPEYPYLESGLPDPEGSSDTYWPLHSDLDAPGLDLGWPHLQHSFIGPTEVTTLVNPSDPNMPSIKEQARRLIKNAMQVIAVVMDMFTDVDIFADLLDAAMRRVPVYVLLDELNAHHFIAMVANCKVNLDLIHFMRVRTVAGTTYFCRTGKSFKGQVMDRFLLSDCKAVLSGNYSFMWSFEKIHRCIAHLFLGELVTTFDEEFRILYAQSQPLVLEKALVPIPGDSGYSTAQYRNTRVPSFRKPKGYLHVESSRHSERSGYSDRMDLERDMMPFRREEPYRLPLDLPPMQMYSQRYGQQFEMERSYMDHGRTVTASNKMEMNAYKRHSYAEGTHESYSSSRQFMKHRVMNNLEETETQSSQYQREHMYRQGEGMGSGKGIYEKIRGYHQVEEYPDDHQYPHDMLEPPGTGNYMLDYMSSTSSKDIKQDSMNVMAPGEGRYGQAPQRRHNSGQPVVCLSSPSQMAPSDQKHLFHESSLERQPEDLGDKQGLRKWRISSFLSNFEDTGEEGLQQPLGSDAFEEPSHPSEGQLHGPEASVPRYATREPPKMPVFKTSDLPRYGRPLLPETSSNVPPGESLLAISKTAVEGAEDTAPKEGRETSITKHESFRTRMNPLLQRSSRLRSSLIFSSSKLEQHSTTQLKTTEMTEEDENDPLRTSSIVAQILEKRRSIVREPFEFNLSSQNKTTTKDSSVADAHITDEKPKVAASEETPNKPAPVEPAKVTPPVKPFLSTMPQVDMNNPEARLSYFKELAAKRKATKMAADAASNSPEPAFKKPDILVTPPAQVSVKPSEPKDKVQEPQAPVQQEVKPAAEVPPKEPAPKSSKPFASPKIFKRDPPTKTPVSRNASCSDDILKDATDSQKSEMKKSRSMSISALASSDNSEKLHKTFGSNSSLNLLDGGEGKQESKAKDFIKKQTQKLKGLLGTKSDKKGTAAATTEEKLAAQTMSTVQEVTEELPSKSPTLSQSSTKSDQVETVKTTETKEEKVVQKPATTKPSQSRFQTSTANVLYSSNLRDDTKVILEQISANSQKNRMEKQSAGSMDSPKEGDNADTTVDSSRNASSYQSRSRFQQTQTNPEDRDNLLKKMESMRKEKKVYSRFEVFYKNKEDGNKNMDSEEEGSVGKTKPKLGLFKSKK; translated from the exons ATGGCGCGACGCTCCCAGAGCTCCTCGGTGGGGGACAACCCCCTGGACCCCAACTACCTGCCACCGCACTACCGCGAGGAGTATCGGCTAGCCATCGACGTGCTGGTGGAGGACGACCTGGAGGGCTACTATGATTTCCTGCAGAGCCAGGACGTAGTGGGCTTCCTGGCCCAGCCTGAGATCGATCACATCAAGCACAATGTGCAGGCCCCCCGCATGATCGCCCAGCCAGAATACCCTTACCTGGAGAGTGGGCTCCCGGACCCCGAAGGTTCCTCCGACACTTACTGGCCTCTCCACTCTGACCTGGATGCTCCCGGCCTGGACCTGGGCTGGCCCCACCTGCAGCACAGCTTCATTGGCCCCACAGAGGTCACAACACTGGTCAACCCATCTGACCCCAACATGCCCAGTATCAAGGAGCAGGCCCGACGACTCATCAAGAACGCGATGCAG GTCATCGCTGTGGTGATGGACATGTTCACAGATGTTGACATCTTCGCTGACCTCTTAGACGCAGCGATGCGCAGGGTCCCCGTGTACGTCCTGCTGGACGAGCTCAATGCGCACCACTTCATCGCCATGGTGGCCAACTGCAAGGTCAACCTGGACCTGATCCAT ttcaTGCGTGTGCGAACGGTGGCAGGCACCACGTACTTCTGCCGCACTGGGAAGTCTTTCAAGGGCCAGGTGATGGACCGCTTCCTGCTGTCTGACTGCAAGGCTGTACTCAGTGGGAACTACAG cttcATGTGGTCATTTGAGAAGATCCACCGCTGCATCGCCCACCTATTCCTGGGGGAGCTGGTGACCACGTTTGACGAGGAGTTCCGCATCCTGTACGCCCAGTCCCAGCCATTGGTCCTGGAGAAAGCGCTGGTACCCATACCAGGAGACAGTGGCTACTCCACCGCCCAGTACAGAAACACAAGGGTGCCATCCTTCCGCAAGCCGAAGGGGTACCTGCACGTGGAGAGCTCTCGGCACTCTGAGCGGTCAGGATACTCGGACCGCATGGACCTGGAGAGGGACATGATGCCCTTTAGGCGGGAAGAGCCTTACCGCCTACCCCTGGATCTGCCGCCGATGCAGATGTACAGCCAGAGGTATGGCCAGCAGTTTGAGATGGAGCGGTCTTACATGGACCACGGCAGAACCGTGACGGCCTCCAATAAGATGGAGATGAATGCATACAAGAGGCACAGCTATGCAGAGGGGACCCATGAGAGTTACTCCTCCTCCCGTCAGTTTATGAAGCACCGGGTCATGAACAACCTAGAAGAGACTGAGACGCAGAGCAGCCAGTACCAGAGAGAGCATATGTACCGCCAGGGTGAGGGGATGGGTTCGGGGAAGGGCATCTATGAGAAGATCCGAGGGTACCACCAAGTGGAAGAGTACCCCGATGACCACCAGTATCCCCATGACATGCTAGAGCCACCGGGCACAGGCAATTACATGCTAGATTACATGTCTTCCACCTCCTCCAAGGACATAAAGCAGGACTCAATGAATGTAATGGCCCCAGGCGAGGGGCGGTACGGGCAAGCCCCTCAAAGACGACACAACTCGGGGCAGCCGGTCGTCTGCCTGAGCTCCCCCTCCCAGATGGCCCCCTCGGATCAGAAGCACCTCTTCCACGAATCCAGTCTGGAACGCCAGCCAGAAGACCTGGGTGACAAGCAGGGGCTGCGCAAATGGAGGATCTCATCCTTCCTGAGTAACTTTGAGGACACTGGAGAGGAGGGTCTTCAGCAGCCTCTTGGGTCTGATGCCTTTGAAGAGCCCTCCCACCCTTCAGAGGGACAGCTACACGGCCCAGAGGCTTCAGTGCCCAGGTACGCCACCAGAGAGCCCCCTAAGATGCCTGTGTTCAAAACTAGTGATCTCCCACGTTACGGCAGGCCGCTCTTGCCTGAAACATCAAGTAATGTCCCGCCGGGGGAATCCTTGCTCGCAATCTCCAAAACAGCAGTTGAGGGAGCCGAGGATACAGCGCCCAAAGAGGGCAGAGAAACCAGCATTACAAAGCACGAGTCCTTCCGCACCAGGATGAATCCCCTGCTTCAGAGGAGCTCCAGACTACGCTCCTCGCTGATCTTTAGCTCCTCCAAGCTAGAGCAGCACAGCACCACGCAGCTTAAAACAACAGAAATGACTGAAGAAGATGAGAATGATCCCCTGAGGACCTCTTCTATTGTGGCTCAGATTCTGGAGAAGAGGCGGTCCATTGTAAGGGAACCATTTGAGTTTAATTTGAGCAGCCAGAATAAGACAACCACTAAAGACTCTTCTGTAGCTGATGCACATATAACAGACGAAAAGCCAAAAGTCGCTGCAAGTGAAGAAACGCCAAATAAACCTGCACCAGTGGAGCCTGCAAAGGTCACCCCACCTGTGAAACCATTTTTGAGCACAATGCCACAAGTGGACATGAACAATCCAGAGGCCAGACTTTCGTACTTTAAAGAATTAGCTGCCAAACGAAAGGCTACCAAGATGGCTGCAGATGCTGCCAGCAACAGCCCAGAACCTGCTTTTAAAAAGCCAGACATCTTAGTGACGCCTCCAGCACAGGTCTCCGTAAAACCGTCAGAACCTAAGGACAAAGTACAAGAGCCTCAAGCTCCAGTGCAGCAAGAGGTCAAACCTGCTGCCGAAGTTCCACCTAAAGAACCTGCTCCAAAGTCATCCAAACCCTTTGCGTCAcccaaaatctttaaaagagaTCCCCCCACTAAGACCCCTGTTTCGCGCAATGCCTCCTGCTCTGATGATATTCTGAAAGATGCTACAGATTCCCAGAAGAGTGAGATGAAGAAGTCTCGCAGCATGAGCATCTCGGCACTGGCTTCGTCTGACAACTCAGAAAAATTGCACAAGACCTTCGGCTCTAATTCATCTCTGAATCTTCTGGATGGGGGTGAAGGGAAGCAGGAATCCAAAGCCAAGGATTTCATCAAGAAGCAAACTCAGAAGCTCAAGGGCCTCCTTGGAACAAAAAGTGATAAGAaggggacagcagcagccaCAACTGAAGAAAAGTTGGCAGCTCAGACCATGAGTACAGTCCAGGAAGTGACTGAGGAGCTGCCTTCCAAGTCTCCCACCTTATCTCAGAGCTCCACTAAGTCGGACCAGGTagagactgtgaagacaactGAGACCAAAGAGGAGAAGGTTGTCCAAAAACCTGCCACAACGAAACCAAGCCAGAGCCGCTTCCAAACATCCACCGCCAATGTCCTCTACAGCAGCAACCTCAGGGACGACACCAAAGTCATCCTGGAACAGATATCCGCTAACAGCCAGAAAAACAGGATGGAGAAACAGTCTGCAGGTAGCATGGACAGTCCCAAGGAGGGCGACAATGCCGACACAACAGTGGACTCTTCCAGGAATGCCAGCTCCTACCAGAGCAGGAGCCGGTTCCAACAGACACAAACAAACCCAGAGGACCGGGACAACCTGCTCAAGAAGATGGAGAGCATGCGCAAGGAGAAGAAGGTCTACAGCCGCTTTGAGGTCTTTTACAAGAACAAGGAAGACGGCAACAAGAACATGGATTCTGAGGAGGAAGGGAGTGTAGGCAAGACAAAACCAAAGCTGGGCctcttcaaaagcaaaaaataa
- the LOC136714011 gene encoding uncharacterized protein LOC136714011 isoform X2, translating to MSTVWLHVGQCGNQLGQEWWRLVTERPGLDKTADRYPYRGRDGKLAAVCVDSEPKVLRATQKLVQGGSLRESNVIAGQGGRGSNWAYGYHGQRGEGERGLLQRAMESVRLEAERSDCYCGTVLFHSLSGGTGAGLGARLCEKIREEFPAGHILSVSVAPHQSGESPLQHYNTLLSLAALHSSADGLLLFHNDEALSQALAVQTRGRAGPPGAPAQTSLAAMNLHISSCLGGLLLPVHSLTTASGLSLGLEPWELLRSVCPLPAAKLLHTSQACSSDATPWESLASSSLKTVPPNSPCGEPYHSRAVLAVARGDRDGSFLLHAPRILHNLRQGHRCVPWNPFPVDYWTDPRSVLRRHPSPSSRSLTVCSNHSGAAALLRRVDERVRVMLHSRAYLHWYQRYGCEESDFLQALDTLKTVEQEYSVGARGLSVGDTRGVGI from the exons ATGTCGACTGTGTGGCTCCATGTGGGTCAGTGTGGGAACCAGCTCGGGCAGGAGTGGTGGCGGCTGGTGACGGAGAGACCAGGCCTGGACAAGACAGCAGACAG gtaCCCTTACAGGGGCAGAGATGGGAAGCTGGCCGCAGTGTGTGTGGACAGCGAGCCCAAGGTCCTGCGTGCCACTCAGAAACTGGTGCAGGGGGG GAGCCTCAGGGAGTCGAACGTCATCGCGGGGCAGGGAGGTCGTGGCAGCAACTGGGCTtacg GTTATCATGGGCAGCGGGGTGAGGGGGAGCGCGGGCTGCTGCAGCGCGCCATGGAGAGTGTGCGCCTGGAGGCGGAGCGGAGCGACTGCTACTGCGGCACCGTGCTGTTCCACAGCCTGAGCGGGGGCACGGGGGCAG GGCTGGGAGCTCGTCTGTGTGAAAAGATCCGTGAGGAGTTTCCTGCGGGTCACATCCTGTCCGTGTCGGTGGCGCCGCACCAGAGCGGAGAGAGCCCTCTGCAGCACTACAACACCCTGCTGAGCCTGGCTGCGCTGCACAG TTCTGCAGACGGGCTGCTCCTGTTCCACAATGATGAGGCCCTAAGCCAGGCGCTGGCTGTGCAGACTCGGGGCCGGGCCGGACCCCCAGGCGCCCCTGCCCAGACCTCGCTGGCAGCCATGAACTTGCACATCTCCTCCTGCCTTGGAGGTCTGCTGTTGCCGGTACACAGTCTCACCACAGCCAG TGGGCTGAGTCTGGGGCTGGAGCCCTGGGAGTTACTGAGGTCCGTCTGCCCCCTCCCTGCCGCCAAGCTCCTGCACACCAGCCAGGCCTGCAGCAG CGACGCCACTCCCTGGGAGAGCCTGGCATCTTCCAGCCTCAAGACTGTGCCTCCAAACTCCCCCTGTGGGGAGCCA TACCACAGCAGGGCAGTCCTTGCGGTCGCCCGGGGAGACCGTGATGGTTCCTTCCTGTTGCACGCGCCCAGAATCCTCCACAATCTGAGGCAGGGCCACCGCTGTGTCCCCTGGAACCCCTTCCCAGTCGACTACTGGACTG ACCCCCGGAGTGTCCTGAGGCGCCATCCCTCCCCGTCCTCGCGCTCCCTGACAGTGTGCTCTAACCACAGTGGGGCGGCCGCCCTGCTGCGGCGCGTGGACGAGCGCGTCAGGGTCATGCTTCACAGCCGGGCCTACCTGCACTGGTACCAGCGGTACGGCTGCGAAGAGAGCGACTTCCTGCAAGCGCTGGACACCCTGAAGACCGTGGAGCAGGAGTACAGCGTGGGGGCCAGGGGGCTCTCCGTGGGGGACACTCGGGGGGTGGGGATTTGA
- the LOC136714013 gene encoding fucolectin-4-like: MKLYLLWTLPLLASADSCGALPAERNAALYGRPTQSSVLELGQAINAVDGNAEADPLKGSCSSTRLQHAPWWRVDLLAEHNVSTVRVTGRGCPNSRAWLARAQVRVGSRRAHDRNPLCGELVVDQVTQELCCQGMQGRFVSISLYNVNSILSLCEVEVLAVPAGQESCL, from the exons ATGAAGCTGTACCTGCTCTGGACTCTGCCGCTCCTGGCCAGTGCAGACTCCTGTGGAGCCTTGCCTGCAG AGCGTAACGCAGCGCTGTACGGCCGGCCCACGCAGTCCTCGGTGCTGGAGCTGGGCCAGGCCATCAATGCGGTGGACGGGAACGCCGAGGCAGACCCCCTCAAGGGCTCCTGCAGCAGCACGCGCCTCCAGCATGCCCCCTGGTGGAGGGTGGACCTGCTGGCCGAGCACAACGTTTCCACTGTCCGCGTCACCGGCCGCGGCTGCCCCAACAGCAGGGCCTGGCTGGCCAGGGCACAGGTCCGTGTGGGGAGTCGGAGAGCGCACGACCGTAACCCTCT GTGTGGTGAGCTGGTAGTGGACCAGGTGACCCAGGAGCTGTGCTGCCAGGGCATGCAGGGGCGCTTCGTGTCAATATCACTGTACAATGTCAACTCCATCCTCAGCCTGTGTGAGGTGGAGGTGCTGGCTGTGCCTGCGGGGCAAGAGAGCTGCCTGTAG